Proteins encoded by one window of Elaeis guineensis isolate ETL-2024a chromosome 12, EG11, whole genome shotgun sequence:
- the LOC105055775 gene encoding uncharacterized protein, with translation MGIATSKCYNYHKKCREFKAKIRVLEEEIKEVKRAREQEARVYEQKVAVFAGKEVEWKRERKKHKEEVTKIRKKLKEEEDRMRRLEEVTASRGDKEWYQISTGYLVEHMKEEQARMEEAVEKWKQLYLAIKTELDDLIQRTREGEGFCWGVKEGMIEELHRELKAKEETLETLRSRISAMEQEGIKRDREMDILRQSLRILSNTKKNRIRKNPPRSMRLGSGREMQLATCMGSLNPE, from the exons ATGGGCATTGCCACCAGCAAGTGTTACAACTACCACAAAAAGTGCAGAGAATTCAAAGCTAAAATCCGAGTCCTAGAGGAAGAGATCAAGGAGGTGAAGCGTGCGAGGGAGCAGGAGGCTCGCGTCTATGAGCAAAAGGTGGCGGTCTTTGCAGGCAAGGAGGTGGAATGGAAGCGAGAGAGGAAGAAGCACAAAGAGGAGGTGACAAAAATAAGGAAAAAGCTCAAGGAGGAGGAGGATAGGATGAGAAGATTGGAGGAGGTGACAGCAAGCAGAGGTGACAAGGAGTGGTACCAGATAAGCACCGGTTACCTTGTGGAGCACATGAAAGAGGAGCAAGCGCGGATGGAGGAAGCGGTGGAGAAGTGGAAGCAGCTCTACCTTGCCATCAAAACCGAGCTCGACGACCTCATCCAGAGGACTAGAGAAG GGGAAGGATTCTGCTGGGGAGTCAAAGAAGGCATGATTGAAGAGCTCCACAGGGAGCTGAAGGCCAAGGAGGAGACCTTGGAAACGCTGAGATCACGCATATCAGCAATGGAACAAGAAGgaattaaaagagatagggagatgGACATTTTGAGGCAGAGCCTAAGAATTCTTAGCAACACAAAAAAGAATCGCATCAGAAAGAATCCGCCCAGAAGCATGCGCTTGGGAAGTGGCAGAGAGATGCAGTTAGCAACTTGCATGGGATCCTTAAATCCAGAGTGA
- the LOC105055776 gene encoding large ribosomal subunit protein eL21z/eL21y, producing MPAGHGVRSRTRDLFARPFRKKGYIPLTTYLRTYKIGEYVDIKVNGAVHKGMPHKFYHGRTGRVWNVTKRAIGVEINKQVGNRIIRKRIHVRVEHVQPSRCTEDFRLRKKKNDQLKAEAKARGEIISTKRQPEGPKPGFMVEGTTLETVTPIPYDVVNDLKGGY from the exons aTGCCGGCCGGCCATGGAGTCCGATCGCGGACGAGGGATCTCTTCGCGCGGCCCTTCAGGAAGAAGGGGTACATCCCTCTGACGACGTACCTCCGGACGTACAAGATCGGCGAATACGTCGACATCAAGGTGAACGGCGCCGTCCACAAGGGGATGCCCCACAAGTTCTACCACGGCCGCACCGGTCGCGTCTGGAACGTCACCAAGCGCGCCATCGGCGTTGAGATCAACAAACAG GTTGGTAACCGAATCATTAGGAAGAGGATCCATGTTCGTGTGGAGCATGTGCAGCCTTCCAGGTGTACAGAAGATTTccgcttgagaaagaaaaagaatgacCAGCTGAAGGCGGAGGCAAAGGCACGTGGTGAGATCATCAGCACAAAGCGGCAGCCTGAAGGTCCCAAGCCTGGTTTCATGGTTGAAGGAACCACGTTGGAGACTGTCACTCCAATTCCCTACGATGTCGTCAATGATCTCAAGGGTGGTTACTAA